One genomic region from Leptolyngbyaceae cyanobacterium JSC-12 encodes:
- a CDS encoding Photosystem II DII subunit, Q(A) protein (IMG reference gene:2510096585~PFAM: Photosynthetic reaction centre protein~TIGRFAM: Photosystem II, DII subunit (also called Q(A))) has product MTIAVGRAPASRGWFDVLDDWLKRDRFVFIGWSGLLLFPCAFLAIGGWMTGTTFVSSWYTHGLASSYLEGCNFLTVAVSTPADSLGHSLLFLWGPEAQGDFTRWCQLGGLWTFVALHGAFGLIGFCLRQIEIARLVGIRPYNAIAFTGPIAVFVSVFLMYPLGQSSWFFAPSFGVAGIFRFILFVQGFHNFTLNPFHMMGVAGILGGALLCAIHGATVENTLFEDGDSANTFKAFSPTQSEETYSMVTANRFWSQIFGIAFSNKRWLHFFMLFVPVTGLWMASVGIVGLALNLRAYDFVSQELRAAEDPEFETFYTKNILLNEGIRAWMAPQDQPHENFVFPEEVLPRGNAL; this is encoded by the coding sequence ATGACCATAGCAGTCGGACGCGCGCCAGCAAGCCGAGGATGGTTCGACGTCCTCGACGACTGGCTGAAGCGAGATCGATTCGTCTTCATCGGATGGTCTGGTCTTCTGTTATTCCCCTGCGCCTTCCTGGCGATTGGGGGGTGGATGACCGGCACCACCTTTGTATCCTCCTGGTACACCCACGGCCTAGCCTCCTCCTATCTAGAAGGGTGCAACTTTTTGACCGTGGCAGTATCAACCCCAGCAGATAGCCTGGGACACTCATTATTGTTCTTGTGGGGGCCTGAAGCGCAAGGCGACTTCACCCGCTGGTGCCAACTCGGCGGCTTGTGGACATTTGTAGCGCTACACGGCGCCTTCGGACTGATCGGGTTTTGCCTGCGTCAGATAGAGATTGCGCGGTTAGTGGGCATCCGCCCCTACAACGCGATTGCCTTTACCGGGCCCATCGCCGTCTTCGTCAGCGTCTTCTTGATGTACCCTTTGGGACAGTCGAGTTGGTTTTTCGCCCCGAGCTTTGGAGTGGCAGGCATCTTCCGCTTCATCCTGTTTGTGCAAGGGTTTCACAACTTCACCCTCAACCCGTTCCACATGATGGGGGTTGCTGGGATTTTGGGAGGAGCCTTGTTGTGTGCGATTCACGGTGCCACCGTTGAGAACACCCTGTTCGAGGATGGGGACTCTGCCAACACCTTCAAAGCCTTTTCGCCGACCCAGTCAGAAGAGACCTACTCCATGGTGACGGCAAACCGATTCTGGTCGCAGATATTCGGGATTGCGTTTTCCAACAAGCGCTGGCTGCACTTTTTCATGTTGTTTGTGCCAGTCACAGGGCTATGGATGGCATCGGTAGGGATAGTGGGATTAGCGCTCAACTTGCGGGCGTATGACTTTGTGTCGCAAGAGTTGCGAGCGGCTGAAGACCCTGAGTTTGAGACCTTTTACACCAAGAACATTCTGCTGAATGAGGGCATCCGTGCCTGGATGGCTCCTCAAGACCAGCCTCACGAAAACTTTGTCTTCCCTGAGGAGGTACTCCCCCGTGGTAACGCTCTCTAG
- a CDS encoding HAD phosphatase subfamily IIIA (IMG reference gene:2510096577~PFAM: haloacid dehalogenase-like hydrolase~TIGRFAM: haloacid dehalogenase superfamily, subfamily IA, variant 3 with third motif having DD or ED; HAD-superfamily hydrolase, subfamily IIIA; HAD superfamily (subfamily IIIA) phosphatase, TIGR01668), producing MLNHLASLFRASISLIPINRSSKVAGRSQNEYQTTCLPKQIETLALIDLNCLIQAQIKGIILDLDNTIVSEDDRYLSPNAEDWIEQAKSLGLKFYILSNGKRRYRVRYWSARLDIPAINPAKKPFPSAFHKAFHSMQLAPEQVVVIGDSLHTDVIGAFWVGCPCIQVATLPHPPRWWEIILGRFVQIPYPKGFELWKFDPAHYQN from the coding sequence ATGCTGAATCACTTAGCTTCTTTATTTAGGGCATCGATTTCCTTGATTCCGATCAATCGCTCAAGCAAGGTTGCTGGGCGATCGCAGAATGAATATCAGACAACCTGCCTTCCGAAGCAAATTGAGACTCTTGCTTTAATTGATCTCAATTGCCTCATTCAGGCTCAGATCAAAGGCATCATTCTAGATTTGGACAATACAATCGTTTCTGAAGATGATCGGTATTTGTCTCCAAATGCGGAAGACTGGATTGAGCAAGCAAAAAGCCTGGGTTTAAAGTTTTACATTTTGTCGAACGGTAAACGTCGCTATCGAGTCAGATATTGGTCTGCACGGCTTGATATCCCAGCAATTAATCCAGCGAAGAAGCCTTTTCCATCAGCTTTTCACAAAGCTTTTCACTCCATGCAACTTGCACCTGAACAAGTTGTTGTGATTGGTGACAGTTTGCATACAGATGTCATAGGAGCTTTTTGGGTAGGTTGTCCTTGTATTCAAGTGGCAACATTGCCTCATCCACCCCGATGGTGGGAAATTATTTTAGGACGATTTGTTCAAATTCCTTATCCCAAAGGATTTGAGCTCTGGAAATTTGATCCAGCTCATTATCAAAATTGA
- a CDS encoding cation/cationic drug transporter (IMG reference gene:2510096576~PFAM: Small Multidrug Resistance protein), whose translation MLTYLLPALLILITVALNTIAQAFLKLGSGQNPLNFYLLGGIVAYGISTLFYILVLGKTNLSVAYPVVIGLTVLATTIVGAFLLREKVATVQWLGIGLMLSGISAIAFGKV comes from the coding sequence ATGTTGACATATCTGTTGCCAGCGTTGTTGATTCTTATTACTGTTGCACTGAACACTATTGCTCAGGCATTTTTGAAGCTTGGTTCAGGACAAAACCCATTGAATTTTTATTTGCTAGGAGGGATCGTTGCCTATGGAATCAGCACTCTTTTCTATATTTTAGTTTTGGGAAAAACCAACCTATCAGTAGCTTATCCAGTCGTGATTGGGTTAACCGTCTTAGCAACAACGATTGTTGGTGCATTTTTATTGAGAGAAAAGGTTGCAACTGTTCAATGGCTAGGAATCGGGCTAATGTTAAGCGGAATTTCGGCAATTGCTTTTGGTAAAGTTTAG
- a CDS encoding 4-hydroxybenzoate polyprenyltransferase-like prenyltransferase (IMG reference gene:2510096578~PFAM: UbiA prenyltransferase family), translating into MILLRQRKRKASTTLQDSGFEPALEDVKNSNLLAAHIKALRPRQWTKNLIVFAAPLFAFDITFESLLSSVLAFFLFCFTSSSFYLINDIMDVESDRRHPVKCKRPIASGLVSIPTAVMMAIALLSTALIIGSLKAPGLGLAILGYAILQVAYNLRLKHTVILDVVAISAGFILRAVGGAAATGITLSPWFLLCTAMLALFLGIEKRKAELRLSEIKGTKSRRVLHRYSLPLLNRMENIVTNGTILTYALWSSGPIVKGASTPWMMLTLPFVLYGVFRYQLLSDPDEIARKNPDAEKGGQTERPEEVLLGDKPLLLTVLAWIVVTFTILLVQHKGVIG; encoded by the coding sequence ATGATCTTACTTAGACAACGCAAGAGAAAAGCTTCGACTACTTTGCAAGACTCGGGCTTTGAGCCAGCTTTGGAGGATGTGAAAAACTCCAATTTGCTGGCAGCTCATATTAAGGCTTTGCGTCCACGCCAGTGGACTAAAAACTTAATTGTGTTTGCGGCTCCTTTGTTTGCCTTCGATATAACTTTTGAATCACTTCTTAGCAGTGTTTTAGCCTTCTTTTTGTTTTGCTTTACCTCAAGTAGTTTCTATCTAATTAATGACATTATGGATGTCGAATCTGATCGCCGACATCCGGTCAAGTGTAAGCGTCCAATCGCGTCTGGTCTAGTCAGTATTCCAACTGCTGTAATGATGGCGATCGCCCTACTATCTACGGCTCTGATTATTGGAAGTTTGAAAGCACCCGGATTGGGACTGGCGATTCTGGGCTATGCCATTTTGCAAGTCGCTTACAATCTGCGGCTGAAGCACACAGTGATTCTAGATGTGGTTGCCATTTCAGCAGGGTTTATCTTGCGGGCAGTTGGTGGTGCTGCGGCAACGGGAATCACGTTATCCCCCTGGTTTCTCCTCTGCACAGCTATGCTGGCGCTATTTTTGGGCATTGAAAAGCGCAAGGCTGAATTGAGATTATCAGAAATCAAGGGGACTAAGTCTCGTCGAGTCCTCCATCGCTATTCCTTACCATTGTTGAATCGGATGGAGAACATCGTTACAAACGGCACGATTCTCACCTATGCGCTTTGGAGTTCTGGTCCGATTGTCAAAGGAGCTTCTACTCCGTGGATGATGCTGACTCTCCCATTTGTACTTTACGGAGTATTTCGCTACCAGTTACTTAGCGATCCTGATGAGATTGCTCGCAAAAATCCAGATGCTGAGAAGGGTGGACAAACAGAGCGCCCAGAGGAAGTACTTTTGGGTGATAAGCCTTTGCTGTTAACTGTGCTTGCCTGGATTGTAGTGACATTTACGATTCTGTTAGTTCAACACAAGGGAGTCATTGGTTAA
- a CDS encoding GDP-mannose 4,6-dehydratase (IMG reference gene:2510096580~PFAM: NAD dependent epimerase/dehydratase family~TIGRFAM: GDP-mannose 4,6-dehydratase), which translates to MANEKRALITGITGQDGSYLSEFLLEKGYQVHGIIRRTSTFNTDRIDHIYEDPHNSDAKLFLHYGDLTDGTTLRRVVEEVEPAEIYNLGAQSHVRVSFDSPQYTIDSVGVGTLRLLEAIRDYQRRTNAEIRFYQAGSSEMFGKVQEIPQKETTPFYPRSPYACAKVYAHWQTVNYRESYGMFACNGILFNHESPRRGETFVTRKITRAIARILAGQQKKLYMGNLDSKRDWGYAKDYVKAMWLMLQQDEPDDYVISTNETHSVREFLDLAFGYVNLNWQDYVEFDERYLRPAEVDLLIGDCSKAKAKLGWEPSVTFEELVRLMVDADLQALGLTAPNNGNGNNSTKEYATLRQTFSNLLT; encoded by the coding sequence ATGGCAAACGAGAAACGGGCGTTAATTACTGGTATTACTGGGCAGGATGGTTCCTACTTGAGTGAGTTTTTGCTAGAGAAAGGATATCAAGTCCACGGGATTATTCGACGCACCTCTACGTTTAATACTGATCGGATCGATCACATATACGAAGATCCTCATAACAGTGACGCAAAGCTTTTTCTTCACTATGGAGATTTAACAGATGGTACGACTTTAAGGCGAGTCGTAGAAGAGGTAGAGCCAGCAGAGATTTATAACTTGGGTGCTCAATCTCATGTTCGTGTTAGTTTTGACTCTCCTCAATACACGATTGATTCAGTAGGAGTTGGAACTCTTCGCTTGTTGGAGGCGATCCGAGATTATCAACGTCGAACCAATGCAGAAATCCGCTTTTACCAGGCGGGTTCTTCTGAAATGTTTGGGAAGGTTCAAGAAATTCCCCAGAAAGAGACAACTCCATTCTACCCTCGCAGCCCTTACGCTTGCGCCAAGGTCTATGCACACTGGCAGACGGTGAATTACCGCGAGTCTTACGGAATGTTTGCATGTAATGGGATTCTGTTTAACCATGAGTCACCCCGTAGAGGTGAGACATTTGTTACTCGAAAAATCACTCGAGCGATCGCCCGCATTTTGGCAGGTCAGCAGAAAAAGCTTTACATGGGTAACTTGGACTCCAAGCGTGATTGGGGTTATGCCAAGGATTATGTCAAAGCAATGTGGTTGATGCTCCAGCAGGATGAGCCAGACGACTATGTTATTTCAACAAATGAAACTCATTCTGTCCGTGAATTTTTGGATCTGGCGTTTGGTTATGTCAATCTCAACTGGCAAGACTATGTTGAATTTGATGAGCGGTATCTTCGTCCTGCTGAAGTTGACCTTTTAATTGGCGATTGTTCAAAAGCGAAAGCAAAGTTAGGTTGGGAACCTTCAGTCACGTTTGAAGAATTGGTTCGTTTAATGGTAGATGCGGATCTGCAAGCCTTGGGCTTGACTGCTCCTAACAATGGCAACGGAAACAATTCTACGAAAGAGTACGCCACACTGCGTCAAACATTCAGCAATTTATTAACCTGA
- a CDS encoding photosystem II reaction center protein P6/CP43 (IMG reference gene:2510096586~PFAM: Photosystem II protein~TIGRFAM: photosystem II 44 kDa subunit reaction center protein (also called P6 protein, CP43), bacterial and chloroplast; chlorophyll a/b binding light-harvesting protein) — protein sequence MVTLSSNSMVAGAGRDQESSGFAWWAGNARLINLSGKLLGAHVAHAGLIVFWAGAMTLFETAHFIPEKPMYEQGLILLPHIATLGWGVGPGGEVVDTFPFFVVGVLHLISSAVLGFGGIYHALRGPEVLEDYSNFFGYDWKDKNQMTNIIGYHLILLGLGAFLLVIKAMFLGGVYDTWAPGGGDVRVITNPTLNPATIFGYLLKSPFGGDGWIVSVDNMEDVIGGHIWVGLICIFGGVWHILTKPFGWARRAFIWSGEAYLSYSLGALSLMGFIASTMVWYNNTVYPSEFYGPTGPEASQAQALTFLIRDQRLGANVGSAQGPTGLGKYLMRSPTGEIIFGGETMRFWDFRGPWLEPLRGPNGLDLNKIKNDIQPWQARRAAEYMTHAPLGSLNSVGGVATEINSFNYVSPRAWLATSHFVLGFFFLVGHLWHAGRARAAAAGFEKGIDRESEPVLSMPNLD from the coding sequence GTGGTAACGCTCTCTAGTAATTCGATGGTTGCGGGTGCTGGTCGCGACCAGGAATCCTCCGGGTTTGCCTGGTGGGCTGGTAACGCTCGCTTGATCAACTTGTCTGGTAAGCTGCTAGGCGCTCATGTTGCTCATGCTGGTTTGATTGTTTTCTGGGCTGGGGCAATGACTCTGTTTGAGACTGCCCACTTCATCCCTGAAAAGCCAATGTATGAGCAAGGGCTGATCCTCTTACCCCACATTGCAACTCTTGGTTGGGGTGTTGGTCCTGGCGGCGAAGTAGTAGACACCTTCCCCTTCTTTGTTGTGGGTGTTCTTCACTTGATTTCCTCAGCCGTTCTGGGGTTTGGTGGTATCTACCATGCTCTTCGCGGTCCCGAAGTGTTGGAAGACTATTCCAACTTCTTCGGTTACGACTGGAAAGATAAGAACCAGATGACCAACATCATTGGTTATCACTTGATCCTGTTAGGATTAGGTGCATTTTTGCTGGTGATTAAAGCCATGTTCTTAGGTGGTGTTTACGATACATGGGCACCAGGCGGCGGTGACGTTCGTGTCATTACCAATCCAACGTTGAATCCTGCGACAATTTTTGGCTATCTGCTGAAGTCTCCTTTTGGTGGAGATGGCTGGATTGTCAGCGTTGACAACATGGAAGATGTGATCGGTGGTCACATTTGGGTTGGTCTGATTTGTATCTTCGGCGGTGTTTGGCATATTCTGACCAAGCCTTTTGGTTGGGCGCGTCGGGCTTTCATCTGGTCTGGAGAAGCTTATCTTTCTTACAGCTTAGGTGCGCTGTCTTTGATGGGCTTCATTGCTTCCACAATGGTTTGGTACAACAACACTGTTTATCCCAGCGAATTCTATGGTCCTACTGGACCTGAAGCCTCTCAGGCTCAAGCTTTGACTTTCCTGATTCGTGACCAACGGTTAGGTGCAAACGTCGGTTCTGCTCAAGGTCCTACAGGTCTGGGTAAATACCTGATGCGCTCTCCGACTGGTGAAATCATCTTCGGTGGTGAAACTATGCGCTTCTGGGATTTCCGCGGTCCCTGGTTGGAGCCTCTGCGCGGACCCAACGGTCTTGATTTGAACAAAATTAAGAATGACATTCAACCTTGGCAAGCTCGCCGCGCGGCTGAATACATGACTCATGCTCCTCTGGGTTCTCTGAACTCTGTGGGAGGCGTGGCGACGGAGATTAACTCCTTTAACTATGTGTCTCCTCGTGCTTGGTTAGCAACCTCCCACTTTGTTCTGGGCTTCTTCTTCCTGGTTGGTCACCTTTGGCATGCTGGTCGTGCTCGTGCAGCAGCAGCAGGCTTTGAAAAGGGGATTGATCGTGAGT
- a CDS encoding exopolysaccharide biosynthesis protein, WecB/TagA/CpsF family (IMG reference gene:2510096581~PFAM: Glycosyl transferase WecB/TagA/CpsF family~TIGRFAM: bacterial polymer biosynthesis proteins, WecB/TagA/CpsF family), which produces MSCNRQFTDEAADLDSWFFTRHNIMVSETFPPSRSVIGFPVTALPLKAQIDLILEWAKACFSKVVCIANVHMLIEAYQDPNFASVLSGADLVTPDGMPLVWMLRLMGAPNQDRVAGLDVLIALCHAASSENVSIFFIGSQPSILDRMRKRLETEFPNLKIAGMEPLPFRPLTPDEDEEVIKKLNDSGAGIVLVSLGCPKQEVWMAQHKGKVHAVMIGLGGAFPVYAGIHKRAPRLIRSMGFEWLYRLAQEPRRLWGRYSRTIPIFIWLACKQLLTSNEPTSTQGFH; this is translated from the coding sequence ATGTCATGTAACAGACAGTTTACTGATGAGGCAGCAGATTTGGACTCTTGGTTTTTTACACGACATAACATTATGGTTTCAGAGACATTTCCTCCTTCTCGAAGCGTAATTGGATTTCCAGTCACAGCATTGCCGCTAAAAGCTCAGATAGATTTGATACTGGAATGGGCAAAAGCATGCTTTAGCAAAGTGGTCTGTATTGCAAACGTTCACATGTTAATAGAGGCTTACCAAGACCCGAATTTTGCATCTGTTCTAAGCGGAGCTGACCTTGTTACCCCTGATGGTATGCCTCTTGTTTGGATGCTGAGGCTTATGGGTGCCCCCAACCAGGATCGGGTAGCCGGACTCGATGTTTTAATAGCCTTATGTCATGCTGCTTCGTCGGAGAATGTCAGTATTTTCTTTATTGGTTCTCAGCCCTCTATCTTGGACAGGATGAGGAAGCGGTTGGAAACCGAGTTTCCCAATCTTAAAATTGCAGGGATGGAGCCTTTACCGTTTCGTCCATTGACTCCTGACGAGGACGAAGAAGTCATTAAAAAGCTGAATGATAGTGGTGCTGGGATTGTTTTAGTGTCACTAGGTTGCCCAAAGCAAGAAGTGTGGATGGCACAGCATAAAGGTAAGGTCCATGCAGTGATGATTGGCTTGGGAGGAGCTTTTCCGGTGTATGCTGGCATCCATAAGAGAGCACCTCGGTTGATTCGTTCGATGGGGTTTGAATGGCTTTACCGCTTGGCCCAGGAGCCTCGAAGGCTCTGGGGAAGGTATAGTCGGACGATTCCTATTTTTATCTGGCTCGCTTGCAAGCAACTATTAACATCGAATGAACCAACATCGACTCAGGGCTTTCACTAA
- a CDS encoding nucleoside-diphosphate-sugar epimerase (IMG reference gene:2510096579~PFAM: NAD dependent epimerase/dehydratase family): MAQLDMDLTTKRILVTGGAGFLGQEVIHQLCKAGADPNKITVPRSHECDLRKMENCQRAVDQQDLVIHLAAHVGGIGLNREKPAELFYDNLMMGTQLIHAAYEAGVEKFVCVGTICAYPKFTPVPFREDDLWNGYPEETNAPYGIAKKALLVQLQAYRQQYGFNGIYLLPVNLYGPNDNFNPRSSHVIPALIHKVYEAQKQGIKQISVWGDGSPTREFLYSEDAARGIVIATQSYNGSEPVNLGTGFEISIKDLATLICELMEFDGEIVWETDKPNGQPRRCLDIERAKEFGFVAQVDFRQGLKHTIDWYRQHPIQQAI; encoded by the coding sequence ATGGCGCAGCTAGACATGGATCTCACAACCAAGCGCATTTTAGTCACTGGTGGTGCAGGCTTTCTGGGGCAGGAAGTGATTCATCAGCTTTGCAAGGCAGGTGCCGATCCGAACAAGATTACTGTGCCGCGATCGCACGAGTGTGATCTACGTAAGATGGAAAACTGCCAGCGAGCAGTTGATCAACAGGATCTGGTGATTCATCTAGCTGCCCACGTTGGAGGAATTGGCTTAAACAGGGAAAAACCCGCTGAGTTGTTTTACGACAACTTGATGATGGGTACCCAACTGATTCACGCAGCCTACGAAGCCGGAGTTGAGAAGTTTGTTTGTGTTGGAACAATCTGTGCCTATCCCAAGTTCACTCCCGTCCCCTTTCGGGAGGATGATCTGTGGAATGGTTATCCAGAAGAGACCAACGCACCTTACGGCATTGCCAAGAAAGCTCTTCTGGTTCAGTTACAAGCTTATCGCCAGCAGTATGGGTTCAACGGCATTTACTTGCTGCCAGTCAACCTTTATGGACCAAACGATAACTTCAACCCCAGAAGCTCTCATGTTATTCCTGCTCTGATTCATAAGGTTTACGAAGCACAAAAGCAAGGTATCAAGCAAATTTCAGTTTGGGGAGATGGTAGCCCAACTCGGGAGTTTCTTTACTCTGAGGATGCGGCTCGTGGCATTGTCATCGCAACGCAGTCTTATAACGGTTCGGAACCTGTCAATTTAGGAACAGGGTTTGAGATTTCCATCAAAGACTTAGCGACTTTAATTTGTGAATTGATGGAATTTGACGGTGAAATTGTTTGGGAAACAGACAAACCAAATGGACAGCCTCGACGATGTCTTGACATTGAACGAGCTAAAGAGTTTGGTTTCGTCGCACAAGTGGACTTCAGACAAGGACTGAAGCACACAATTGACTGGTATCGCCAACACCCTATTCAGCAAGCCATATGA
- a CDS encoding acyltransferase family protein (IMG reference gene:2510096575~PFAM: Acyltransferase family) — protein sequence MSISQVKSDLQSDKLRIKSTIKPDRKLAGFDFLRTVFSIAIVALHSELFLLAGTVTIGSLCFAKLLKANVAYLAVPVFLQMALFLFLLKRKEVGFQYFLRRRLPKLISLYFFWVFSLVLFNFLFKGSFESFDFSSFSIKRLVEFKVSGGNTPFYFFFSLIFVTILAELLVSLFEKLKSSSLRAIVSYSLLASSCILVFLFSTIHLIFQDPSNSSSRVLGLMHSLSQWNYNPLNFLPYIFTTAILVQELNEGKLQSLTLALRLKLYSLGLLFLIFTLLEWHFQEDLLHYSRLSLVFGSWLLLHLSLLSTRKSSPSVRFIAECSLGIYAFHLFFTHFLFVGDTDLSQIFPGIGALIEFFIALFASIALTLLFRKSKILKGFV from the coding sequence ATGAGCATCTCTCAAGTAAAGTCTGATCTACAATCGGATAAACTTCGTATCAAGTCCACGATTAAGCCTGATAGAAAGCTTGCAGGATTTGACTTTTTACGCACTGTTTTCTCAATAGCAATTGTTGCGTTGCATTCAGAGTTATTTCTTCTAGCAGGAACGGTAACAATTGGTTCTCTATGTTTTGCAAAACTGTTAAAAGCAAATGTAGCTTACTTGGCTGTACCAGTTTTTTTGCAGATGGCACTCTTCTTATTTCTGCTGAAGCGCAAGGAAGTAGGATTTCAGTATTTTCTGAGAAGACGTCTACCAAAACTCATCTCTCTCTATTTTTTCTGGGTATTTTCATTAGTTTTATTTAACTTTTTGTTCAAAGGAAGCTTTGAGTCTTTTGATTTTTCAAGTTTTTCAATTAAAAGATTAGTCGAGTTTAAAGTTAGTGGTGGTAATACACCATTCTATTTTTTCTTTTCCTTGATTTTCGTAACTATTCTTGCCGAGTTACTCGTTTCTTTGTTCGAAAAACTGAAATCCTCATCGCTTAGGGCAATTGTTAGCTATTCTTTATTAGCTAGCTCGTGTATTTTGGTCTTTTTGTTTTCAACTATTCATTTAATCTTCCAAGATCCCAGCAATAGCTCTTCAAGAGTTTTAGGATTAATGCATAGTTTATCTCAATGGAATTATAATCCCTTAAACTTCTTACCCTATATCTTTACAACGGCAATTCTTGTTCAAGAGTTGAACGAAGGTAAGCTGCAAAGCTTAACACTAGCATTGAGGTTAAAGTTGTACAGCCTAGGTCTTCTCTTCCTAATATTCACACTATTGGAGTGGCACTTTCAAGAAGATTTACTTCACTATTCGAGACTTTCTCTAGTCTTTGGTTCTTGGCTTTTGCTTCATCTTTCGCTACTGTCAACTCGAAAATCTTCTCCATCTGTTAGATTCATTGCTGAGTGCTCACTAGGTATCTACGCTTTTCACCTATTTTTTACTCATTTTCTCTTTGTTGGTGATACCGATCTCTCACAGATCTTTCCTGGCATAGGAGCCTTAATTGAATTTTTCATTGCCTTATTTGCTTCTATTGCACTAACATTGCTCTTCAGGAAAAGCAAGATTTTGAAAGGATTTGTTTGA
- a CDS encoding hypothetical protein (IMG reference gene:2510096583), with protein sequence MLHGSIGKVMRPDQLAWSSYKWAGAREQAKVHDYTQLHDGVDFVIEAIADGSEKYHMTGQGKGVRTQHIIYIQRNNIVEKYRVECIDYYSSPSDMWNATLTKIG encoded by the coding sequence ATGCTTCATGGCTCCATCGGTAAGGTAATGCGCCCTGATCAACTCGCCTGGTCAAGTTACAAATGGGCTGGCGCTAGAGAACAAGCCAAAGTTCATGACTATACCCAGCTTCACGACGGAGTGGACTTTGTAATTGAGGCTATCGCCGATGGCTCTGAGAAATATCACATGACTGGGCAAGGAAAAGGAGTCCGCACCCAACACATTATCTATATTCAACGAAACAATATAGTCGAAAAATATAGAGTTGAATGTATTGACTATTATTCATCACCCTCTGATATGTGGAATGCAACTCTGACAAAGATTGGGTGA
- a CDS encoding hypothetical protein (IMG reference gene:2510096582): MFHVHYHNQAIFHVYVKLISITYALQMPPGKINSAIAKLDGNTARTQREHSPDSSNLFSKDNTVGSVGAPTLSEPLHEVFKIYEQGKFFLFLRCFQVFMQIEQGKS; the protein is encoded by the coding sequence TTGTTTCATGTCCACTACCATAACCAAGCAATTTTCCACGTTTACGTGAAACTAATCAGTATCACCTACGCTTTGCAGATGCCGCCTGGCAAAATCAACAGTGCGATCGCTAAACTAGACGGGAACACTGCCAGGACTCAGCGCGAACATTCGCCTGATAGTTCAAATTTATTTAGCAAAGATAATACTGTAGGTTCAGTGGGAGCACCTACGCTATCTGAACCGCTTCACGAAGTCTTTAAAATTTATGAACAAGGAAAATTTTTTCTTTTTCTCAGATGTTTTCAGGTTTTCATGCAAATCGAGCAGGGAAAATCCTGA